In Triplophysa rosa linkage group LG7, Trosa_1v2, whole genome shotgun sequence, the following proteins share a genomic window:
- the LOC130556580 gene encoding R3H domain-containing protein 2 isoform X4, translating to MSLVFPPDGMEGGDILPADGPTSTRGKSSPHTNTDNTEPDENISQDAQKRCQNHGHTRKRAKSNAKLKLVRSLAVCEESCGPFSTDGPPESQDIIQLHISCPSDKEEEKSSKDEYENEEREKKDKTPRKMLSRDSSQEYTDSTGIDVHEFLVNTLKNNPRDRMMLLKLEQDILEFINDENNQYKKFPQMTSYHRMLLHRVAAYFGMDHNVDQTGKAVIINKTSNTRIPEQRFSEHIKDERSMDFQKKFILKRDDASMDKDDNQIRVPLQDGRRSKSIEEREEEYQRVRDRIFARESSQNGYIIENRLSTEGYSSSSQKRRQIFRGNRESSSRASSSRQSSTDSDMKSLEPRPWSSTDSDSSNRTLRPPVTKASSFSGISILTRGDSLGSRGSQGSTRGSRTCLPTVTQDVCATVQPPQQSRGLLPCPPNCPSSAPQTQNQPPPPPQTALLPTPTHAHAHTQHAISGHNHMLPQPVASLQPSVSYSNPSCPQVILPVSPSQQYNMGDELTPGFGQMSLSRQGSSEAPEPPSLYPPPPAVLSQHAPPQPSYIMPPPPAGYQPAAPHPHPPPPPPPPTQPILQTAPPAQGYMQPPPPPQQIQVQYYSTGAQYPNSGQQYRSISHQVSYPAQRSQPLPPPAQPSAPLQPMMTNQQPAYQGMMGVQQPQSSSMMNTQRAGMNGQITGMMVQYPPMPSYQVPVANESQSVVQPQYQQQVIVSAGQSVQGAMPTAAPMPVYYGVLTPTQQNSTSPSVGYLQPPSSDQYQMTQSTSPCSPQPIQQQYSGVPPPGPGVMVMQLSVPNGPQPTQNPPLVQWNPCKYYSMEQRPSKPETQVSTQISSPLASPTQSPAPSPSGSVNSVCPGLGPLPLISQFPRPGGPAQDARYSLLGQPLQYSLCTPTIMHNHSQSYSSHQW from the exons ATGTCGTTGGTCTTCCCCCCCGACGGGATGGAAGGGGGCGACATCCTGCCTGCTGACGGTCCTACGAGCACCCGTGGCAAAAGCAGCCCACACACCAACACAGACAACACAGAACCCGATGAGAACATTTCACAAGACGCGCAG AAACGATGTCAGAATCACGGCCACACTCGGAAACGAGCCAAG TCTAATGCAAAGCTGAAGCTGGTGAGAAGTTTGGCAGTGTGTGAGGAGTCCTGTGGTCCGTTTTCAACAGACGGTCCTCCAGAATCACAG GATATTATTCAGCTTCACATAAGTTGTCCGTCTGATAAAGAGGAGGAGAAATCTTCAAAAGACGAGTACGAGAATGAAGAACGGGAGAAGAAGGATAAAACCCCACGCAAGATGCTTTCCCGCG ATTCCAGTCAAGAATACACTGATTCTACAGGGATTGATGTGCACGAGTTTCTGGTGAACACGCTGAAAAACAACCCCAG AGACAGAATGATGCTGCTGAAGCTGGAACAGGATATACTGGAGTTCATTAATGATGAGAA TAATCAGTACAAGAAGTTTCCTCAGATGACCTCATATCATCGCATGCTGCTGCATCGAGTCGCTGCGTATTTCGGCATGGACCACAACGTGGACCAGACAGGCAAAGCCGTCATCATCAACAAGACCAGCAACACGCGCAT acCAGAGCAAAGGTTTTCTGAGCACATTAAAGACGAGAGGAGCATGGATTTCCAGAAGAAGTTCATCCTGAAGAGAGATGATGCCAGCATGGATAAAGATGATAATCAG ATCCGCGTGCCACTGCAGGACGGCCGTCGCAGTAAATCCATcgaggagagagaggaagagtaTCAGCGCGTCAGAGATCGCATTTTTGCACGAGAA TCCTCACAGAACGGATACATAATTGAGAACAG ACTGTCCACTGAAGGCTACTCCTCATCCTCACAAAAGAGGAGGCAGATCTTTAG GGGGAACAGGGAGAGCTCCAGCCGGGCGTCCAGCAGTCGGCAGAGCAGCACGGACTCcgatatgaagagtttggagcCGCGGCCGTGGAGCAGCACAGACTCGGACAGCTCCAACCGCACGCTGAGACCTCCGGTCACCAAGGCCAGCAGCTTCAGTGGAATCTCCATCCTCACCCGAGGAGACAGTCTGGGCAGCCGGGGGTCACAGGGCAGCACCCGGGGCTCCCGCACAT GTCTTCCTACAGTAACTCAAGATGTCTGTGCAACAGTTCAGCCGCCCCAGCAGAGCCGCGGCCTCTTGCCGTGCCCCCCTAACTGCCCATCCAGTGCCCCTCAGACCCAGAACCAGCCACCCCCGCCGCCGCAAACCGCCCTGCTGCCCACCCCGACTCACGCACACGCTCACACGCAGCACGCCATCAGCGGCCACAATCACATGCTGCCTCAG CCGGTGGCGTCTCTGCAGCCGTCTGTGTCTTATTCGAACCCTTCGTGCCCTCAGGTCATCCTGCCCGTTTCTCCTTCCCAGCAGTACAACATG GGAGATGAGTTGACTCCAGGTTTCGGGCAGATGTCTCTCAGTCGTCAGGGCTCCAGCGAGGCCCCGGAGCCTCCCAGCCTGTACCCGCCTCCGCCAGCCGTGCTATCCCAGCATGCCCCACCACAGCCCAGTTACATCATGCCCCCTCCACCCGCCGGATACCAGCCTGCTGCCCCCCACCCGCACCCTCCTCCTCCCCCACCCCCTCCCACGCAGCCCATCCTGCAGACAGCGCCACCTGCGCAGGGCTACATGCAGCCTCCTCCGCCCCCACAGCAG ATCCAGGTGCAGTATTATTCCACAGGTGCTCAGTATCCTAATTCGGGCCAGCAGTACCGCTCCATATCTCATCAGGTGTCGTACCCCGCTCAGCGCTCTCAGCCTCTGCCCCCACCAGCACAGCCCTCCG ctCCTCTGCAGCCTATGATGACCAATCAGCAGCCTGCGTATCAGGGCATGATGGGAGTTCAGCAGCCACAGAGCAGCAGTATGATGAACACGCAGCGCGCGGGCATGAACGGACAGATAACAGGGATGATGGTCCAGTATCCCCCCATGCCCTCCTatcag GTGCCTGTAGCCAATGAGAGTCAGTCTGTGGTGCAGCCGCAGTATCAGCAGCAAGTGATTGTTTCGGCGGGTCAGTCGGTTCAGGGTGCGATGCCAACCGCTGCGCCCATGCCTGTTTACTACGGCGTCCTGACCCCCACACAACAGAACAGCACAAG CCCATCTGTGGGTTACCTGCAGCCGCCCAGTTCAGACCAGTACCAGATGACCCAGTCCACTTCACCCTGCAGCCCTCAGCCAATACAACAGCAGTATTCAG GAGTCCCGCCCCCCGGGCCTGGTGTGATGGTGATGCAGCTCAGTGTTCCAAATGGACCACAGCCTACCCAGAATCCCCCACTGGTGCAATGGAACCCGTGCAAATACTACAGCATGGAGCAGAGACCCAGCAAACCAGAGACACAg gtCAGCACTCAGATCAGCAGTCCGCTGGCGTCTCCCACACAGTCTCCTGCTCCGTCTCCCTCTGGCAGTGTGAACAGTGTGTGTCCGGGTCTCGGTCCGCTGCCTCTCATCTCTCAGTTCCCTCGGCCCGGTGGGCCAGCACAAG ATGCACGTTATTCTTTACTGGGACAGCCTCTACAGTACAGTCTGTGTACTCCAACCATCATGCACAACCACAGCCAGTCCTACAGCTCCCATCAG TGGTGA